The Ralstonia pseudosolanacearum genome includes the window TTGCCGTTCGCGCCGGCCGGCACGCGGCGCTCTTCCTGGCGCACCAGGATCTCCGGCGAGGCTCCGACGATCTGCATGTCGCCGAAGTTGTAGAAGTACATGTAGGGCGACGGGTTCAGCGAGCGCAGTGCGCGGTACAGCGACAGCGGCGCGTCGCGGAACGGCTTGACCAGGCGCTGGCCGACCTGCACCTGCATCATGTCGCCCGCCGCGATGTACTCCTTGGCCTTGAGCACCGCGGTGATGTAGTCCGCCTTGTCGAATTCCCGCACGATGTCCGTGCGCACCGACGGCGAGGTCACCGGCACGTCCACCGGATGCCGCAGCTTGGCGCGCAGCTCGCGCAGGCGCTGCTTGGCGCGCGGATAGGCCTCGGGCTTGGACGGATCGGCATAGACGATCAGGTAGAGCTTGCCCGACAGGTTGTCGATCACGGCCAGCTCTTCGCACAGCATCAGCTGGATGTCGGGCAGCTGCAGGTCATCGGGCGGCGCGGTGTCGGTCAGGCGCGGCTCGATGTAGCGCACGGCGTCGTAGCCGAAATAGCCGGCCAGGCCGCCGCAGAACCGCGGCAGGCCCGGGCGCAGCGCGATCTTGTGGCGTTGCTCGAAGGCGGCGATGAATTCCAGCGGATTGCCGTCATGCGTTTCGACCACCTGGCCGTCGGTGACGACCTCGGTGCGGTTGCCGGTGGTGCGCAGCAGCGTGCGCGCATGCAGGCCGATGAAGGAATAGCGCCCGAAGCGCTCGCCGCCCACCACGGATTCCAGCAGGAAGGTGTGCGTGCCGCGGTCGTGCGATTGCGCCAGCTTCAGGTACAGCGAGAGCGGCGTCTCCAGGTCGGCCAGCGCCTCGGCAATCAGCGGGATGCGGTTGTAGCCCTGGTCGGCCAGCGATTTGAATTCGAGTTCGGTCATGAGCGGTCAGGTCGGTTCGCCGGACGGGCGGAAAGCCACGGCCGGCATGCGTTTCGCTCCACGGCAAGCGCGGTTGCGCCGACGGAACGTTAGCAGAACATCAGGGGTGGGAACGCGACAGCGGTGCGAAAACCGTGCGATTCCGCGAAGGTCGTCCGCGCATGGCGGTCAACCGGCGGGCGGTCAGCGTTTGGGGGCAGGAGAAGCAGGTGGCTCAGGCCGGCGCACCGGAGGTGCGCCAGATGCCGGAAACCGGAATGGAACGATCAGCAGCCGTGCAAACGCTTACGCCCGGGCGAGGGCATGCCAGCGTCGCCAGGGCCAGGCCCCCCGGTCACTACCAGCGAAGATGCGTTTGCGGTTCAGGAACATGGATCGTCAGTTGGAGGCGGCAGACATGGCGCGGTGCATGGTGTGGCCTGATGTGGCATGGGGCCGGATCAGCTGCGCTGCCGCAAAAAGCGAATCGACTATAGCATCGGCTCCTGCCGCTTGTACAGGCTGGCCATGGTTGTAGCCGTAGGGCACCGCCAGCACGCGCATGCCGGCAGCGCGGGCGGCGCGGGCATCGTTCTCCGAATCGCCGATGGCCACGACGTCCGCCGGGCTCACGCCGAAGGCCTCCGCCACGCGCAGCATGGGGTACGGATCGGGCTTGCGATAGGGGAAGGCGTCGCCCGGATAAACGAGGTCGAAACAGGCGGCCAGGCCCAGCTGCGCCAGCAGCGGCTGGGTGAAATCGTGCGGCTTGTTGGTCACGCAGGCCAGCGCGAGGCCCATGCCGCGCAGCGCGTCCAGGCCCTCGCGCACGCCGTCGTAGACGCGCGCGTACCGGCCGTTGATGGCGCGGTAGGCACGCTGATAGGCGTCGAGCGCTTCAGCGAAGCGGCTGTTGGCCTGGGCCGGCGGCAGGCGCGCGTCGAGCACGCGGCGCACCAGGTTTTCCGAACCCTTGCCCACATACCCGACGATCTCCTGCTCAGGCATGTCCGGCGCGGCGCCCAGCACCTCCAGCATCGCGTTGATGGCGGCGTGGAAGTCGCCCGCCGTGTCCACCATCGTCCCGTCCAGGTCGATGATGACGACGCGCACGGGCCCGGCCGGCAGCGTGCCCGTCATGCCGTGATGCCCTCGAGCGCGCTGCGCAGCGCGCCCACCGTGCCGCGATAGCCGCCGTCCGCATCCGGCTTGCCGAACACGGCCGAGCCGGCGACGAAGGTGTCGGCGCCCGCGCGGGCAATCTCGGCGATGTTGTCGGCTTTCACCCCGCCGTCGATCTCCAGCAGGATCCGGCGGCCGGTCTTGTCCGCGTAGGCATCCAGCTTCTGGCGCACCGCGCGCAGCTTGGTGAGCGCCTCCGGAATGAACGACTGCCCGCCAAAGCCCGGATTGACCGACATGATCAGCACCATGTCCAGGCGATCCATCACGTGGTCCAGGTAGTGCAGCGGCGTGGCCGGGTTGAACACCAGGCCGGCCTTGCAGCCCTGGTCGCGGATCAGCGCCAGCGACCGGTCGATGTGCTCGGACGCCTCCGGGTGGAAGGTGATCAGATCGGCGCCGGCCTTGGCGAAGTCGGGGATGATGCGGTCGACCGGGCGCACCATCAGGTGCACATCGATCGGCACCGGCTTGCCGTCGCGCTGGGCGTGCGGGCGGATCGCCTCGCAGACCAGCGGGCCGACCGTCAGGTTCGGCACGTAGTGGTTGTCCATCACATCGAAGTGGATCCAGTCGGCGCCGCCCTCGATCACGCGGCGCACCTCCTCGCCCAGGCGGGCAAAATCGGCTGACAGGATGGACGGGGCGATGCGGAAACCGGACGGATCGATGGCTGCAGGCATGATGGGGACCAGAAAAAGGCGCGCAGATGCGCGAAGAAGGGCGCTATTTTAGCCGGATCGGCGGTTCGGTCGCCGCGCCTTGCCGGGCACTGCGGCCTTGCCGCACAATGGGCGCCACTTGCCACCGTGGATCGTTATGTCCCGCTACGAACTCACCGTCCAGGTCCGGACGCGCTACCTGCCTGAGCAATCCGAGCCCTCGCAGGGCCAGTACGCCTTTGCCTACACCATCACCATCCGCAATACGGGCGAGGTACCGAGCCAGTTGGTCTCGCGGCACTGGGTCATCACCGACGCGGAGAGCCACGTGCAGGAGGTCGCCGGCCTCGGCGTGGTCGGCCACCAGCCGCTGCTGCCGCCGGGCGAATCGTTCGAGTACACCAGCTGGGCGACCATCAAGACGCCGGTGGGCACCATGCGCGGCGAATACTTCTGCGTGGCCGAAGACGGTCATCGCTTCGAGGCGCCGATCCCCGAGTTTGCGCTGGCGATGCCGCGCATGCTGCATTGATCAGGGGGCGTCAGCCTTGGGCGGCTGTGACGCTTTCGGCGCCGTGCCGGTCGACCCGGAGCCCTCGGCGCGCGGCGCTTCCTGGGCGCCTTCGCCTTGGCGCGACGGATGGCCGGGTGGGGCGCGCAGCGGGCGCGGGTGCTTCTTGGCGCCCGACATCGTCCAGATGACGATGAAAAGCAGCAGGAACAGCGCCACGCCGGCCTCCAGGCCGAACAGCATCATCGGATGGTTTTCGAAGAATTGGCTCATGATCGACGGCGGAAAGCGCGATGCAGGCATTGTAGCCAGGCGCGCCGGCCGGCCACAGGGGATGGAACACGCATGACAGCAACAACCTTGGACGCATCGACTCGAGCGCACACCGTCCACCGGCGCGGATGGGCCGGTCTGTCCGCCGCACTGGTCGCCGCCCTGCTGGCGGCCTGCACCAGCGGTCCGCCGCCACGCCTGGAAACGCCGCAGGCGCCGACCGCCACGCTGGGCGGCAGCCTGCAGCCCGCCACCTGGGCCGACGTGGCCGGCTGGACCACCGACGATCTCGCCTCCGCCTGGCCCGCGCTGCAATCGAACTGCCTGGCGATGAAGCGTCGCGCCGACTGGGCGCGCGTCTGCGCCGCCGGCCTGATGGTCGACGCCGGCGACCCGATCGCCATGCGCACCTTCTTCGAAGACAACTTCACGCCCTACCGCGTGGTCAAGGACGACGGTACTGACAGCGGCCTGATCACCGGCTACTACGAGCCCTTGCTGCGCGGCTCGCGCACGCGCCATGGCGTGTACCAGACTCCGCTGTACCGCATGCCCGCCGCCTGGCGCGGCAAGACCCTGCCGGCGCGCGTCCAGCTGATCCGCAGCCCCGCGCTGGCGGGCAACGAGGTCGTCTGGGTCGACGATCCCGTTGAAGCGGCCTTCCTGCAGATCCAGGGCTCCGGCCAGGTCCAGCTGGAAGAGGGCGGCATCATGCGCCTGGGCGTGGGCGGCACCAACAACCAGCCGTTCCGCTCGTTCGCGCGCTGGCTGCTCGATCAGGGCGAAATCACCCCGGTGCAGGCCACCATGCAGGGCATCAAGGCATGGGCACGCGCCAACCCCAGCCGCGTCGACGAGATGCTCAACATCAACCCGCGCTACGTGTTCTTCAACGAGAACCCGGGCAACAGCGACGGTCCGATCGGCAAGCTGGGCGTGCCGCTCACGGCCGAGCGCTCGATCGCGGTGGACCCGGGCTACATCCCGCTCGGCGCGCCGGTGTTCCTGTCGACCACCAAACCGCTGTCGACCGAGCCCATCCAGAAGCTGGTCTTCGCGCAGGATGTGGGTTCGGCCATCCGTGGCGCCGTGCGCGCCGACTACTACTTCGGCCACGGCGATGCGGCAGGCGACCTGGCCGGCCGCATGAAGCAGGCCGGCCGGCTGTGGGTGCTGGTGCCGAAGGGCAGCCCCGTCGGCGTGGCCTCGCGCTAGCGGTAGCGGCTACGGCTGGCCGCGCCGCAGATCCACCACGCGGCGCGCCTTCCCGACCGAGCGCTCCACCCCACCGACAGCCAGCAGCTCGATCGCCGCAGTCACGCCGATCATCGCCTTGATGTCGTGCGCCAGCTGTCCGCTGGCCGCGTCCGCCACCTCGGCCGGCGTCCCGAGCGCCGCCTCCACCCGCACCGTCAGCGTATCGAGCGGGCCTTCCTTGGCCAGTACGCACTGGTAGTGCGGCGACAGCGCCGCGTGCTTCAGGATCAGTTCCTCGATCTGCGACGGGAACACATTCACACCCCGCACGATCATCATGTCGTCGCAGCGGCCCGTGATCTTCTCCATGCGGCGGAAAGCCGGCCGCGCCGTGCCCGGCAGCAGGCGCGTCAGGTCGCGCGTGCGGTAGCGGACCACCGGCATCGCCTCCTTGGTGAGCGAGGTGAAGACCAGCTCGCCGAACGCGCCGTCGGGCAGCACGGCGCCGGTTTCCGGGTCGATGATCTCCGGGTAGAAGTGGTCTTCCCAGATCGTCGGGCCGTCCTTGGTTTCGGCGCATTCGCTGGCCACGCCCGGGCCCATCACCTCCGACAGGCCATAGATATCCACCGCCGACAGCCCCATGCGTGCCTCGATCGCCGTGCGCATCTCGGGCGTCCACGGCTCCGCGCCGAAGATGCCGATCCGCAGGCTGGACTGGGCCGGGTCCAGCCCCTGGCGTGCAAATTCGTCGGCGATGGCCAGCATGTAGCTGGGCGTCACCATGATGATCTGCGGCTGGAAATCGCGGATCAACTGCACCTGCCGCTCCGTCTGCCCGCCGCCGAACGGAATCACCGTCAGCCCCGCGCGCTCCGCGCCGTAATGCGCGCCCAGGCCGCCGGTGAAGAGCCCGTAGCCGTAGCTGACGTGAACCTTGTCGCCGCGCCGCGCACCCGCCGCACGGATCGAGCGCGCCACCAGCCCCGCCCAGGTGTCGATATCGGCCAGCGTATAGCCCACCACCGTCGGCTTGCCGGTCGTTCCCGACGACGCATGGATGCGTGCGATGCGCTCCTGCGGCACGGCGAACATGCCGAATGGATAGTTCTCCCGCAGATCCGCCTTGGTGGTGAACGGAAACCTCGCCAGATCGCCAAGCGCGCGCAGGTCCGACGGATGCACGCCCGCTGCATCGAACTTGGCGCGGTACGCCGGCACGTTCGCATACGCATGGGCCAGGCTGTGCCGGAGCCGCTCCAACTGCAGCGCCTGAATGGCATCGCGGCTGGCAGTTTCGGTCGGATCGAGCGGCAGGTCGGTCAAGCGGGGGCGCATGCAGGTCTCCTTGGGCACCATCGGGCGGGCCCATGTCGTGGCAACTCTCTATATATAGGAGGGGATCAGCGGTCGCCGCTGTCCGGAACGGGGATGACGTGGCCTCGGATCTGCGCCGATTTCCCCCGGAACATGGCGACCACCTCGCCGGCCTGGTTGGTCACGCGCACGTCGTAGATCCCGTGGCGGCCGGACAGGGTTTGCTCCTCGGCTTCGGCAGTCAGCACGTCGCCGTCGTGCGCCGGCCGCAGGAATTCGACGCTGCAGCCCGCCGCGACCGTGTTGTGGTTGTGGCTGTTGCAGGCAAACGCGAAGGCCGAATCGGCCAGCGTGAAAATCAGCCCGCCATGGCAGGTGCGGTGCCCGTTGAGGAATTCGGGCCGCACGGCCATGGCCAGGCGCGCGTAGCCGGGGCCGACCGCTTCCACGCGCATGCCGAGCCAGCGCGAGCAGGCGTCGGCGTCGAGCATGCTTCGGCAGGCGGCTTCGGCCAGCGCCTGCGCGCCGGGTAGGGCGGTTTCGGCCACGGTCATTCGCCGGTGAAGTGGGCCACGCGCTTGCGGAGGAACGCATCGACCCCCTCGGCGTAGTCGCGCGAGTGGCCGAGCTCGCGCTGCAGGTCGCGCTCCAGGTCGAGCTGGGCGTCGAGCGACTGCGTCGGCGCCGCATGCATGGCGTGCTTGATGGCGGCCAGGGCGCGGGTGGGCTGCTTGGACAGATGGTCGGCCATCGCCTGCACCTCGGTCATCAGGATCTTGGCATCGTGATAGACGCCCCAGATTAGCCCCCAGGCCAGTGCGGTCTTGGCGTCGAGCTTCTCGCCCAGCATCGCCAGCCCCATTGCCCGCGCCACGCCGATGCGCTGCGGCATGAACCACGTGCCGCCCGAGTCCGGCAGCAACCCGATCTTGACGAAGGCTTGCAGGAAGCAGGCGTTCTCCGCGGCCAGCACGATGTCGCAGGCCAGCGCCAGGTTGGCGCCCGCGCCGGCCGCCACGCCGTTGACCGCGGCAATCACCGGCAGCGGCAGGGCGCGCAGTCGGCGCACCAGCGGGTTGAATTGTTGATCGATGAGCGTACCCAGGTCCGTCATCTGCCCGGGCGTCACATTGAGTTCGGAGAGATCCTGTCCCGCGCAGAAGCCACGCCCGGCGCCGGTCAGGATCAGTGCGCGGGCCCGCTGTTGCTCCACCTTGTCCAATGCCTCGCGCAGTTCCCGGTGCATGCCGGCGGTGAAGCTGTTGAGCTGGTCGGGACGGTTCAGCGTGATGGTGGCCACGCGTTCATGCCAGTCGAGCAGAATGGTCGGGCTGGTCATCTTGTCTCCTCCTCGGTCGCAGGTTGATTAACCGACCGGTTGGTCGGCTAATATTACATCGATTCCAACTGGAGTTCCCATGTCCTACCAACACATTCTGGTCGAAACGCGCGGTCGTGTCGGTCTTGTCACGCTCAACCGCCCCAAGGCGCTCAACGCGCTCAACGATGCGCTGATGGATGAACTCGGCGCCGCGCTGCTCGCCTTCGATGCCGACGAGGGCATCGGCGCCATGATCATCACCGGTAGCGACAAGGCGTTTGCAGCGGGTGCGGACATCGGCGCCATGGCCGACTACGACTTTGCCACCGTCTATAAGAATGAATACATCACGCGCAACTGGGAAACCATCCGGCGCGTCCGCAAGCCGGTGATCGCCGCCGTGGCGGGCTACGCGCTGGGCGGCGGCTGCGAGCTGGCGATGATGTGCGACATCATCCTGGCGGCGGACACCGCCAAGTTCGGCCAGCCGGAGATCAAACTCGGCACCATGCCGGGCGCGGGCGGCACCCAGCGCCTGCCACGCGCCGTCTCCAAGG containing:
- the trpE gene encoding anthranilate synthase component I, whose product is MTELEFKSLADQGYNRIPLIAEALADLETPLSLYLKLAQSHDRGTHTFLLESVVGGERFGRYSFIGLHARTLLRTTGNRTEVVTDGQVVETHDGNPLEFIAAFEQRHKIALRPGLPRFCGGLAGYFGYDAVRYIEPRLTDTAPPDDLQLPDIQLMLCEELAVIDNLSGKLYLIVYADPSKPEAYPRAKQRLRELRAKLRHPVDVPVTSPSVRTDIVREFDKADYITAVLKAKEYIAAGDMMQVQVGQRLVKPFRDAPLSLYRALRSLNPSPYMYFYNFGDMQIVGASPEILVRQEERRVPAGANGNGAEESARIVTIRPLAGTRPRGSTPERDAELATELLNDPKEIAEHVMLIDLARNDIGRIAEIGSVKVTDQMVIEKYSHVQHIVSSVEGRLKPGMTNMDVLRATFPAGTLSGAPKVRAMEIIDELEPVKRGIYGGAVGYLSFSGEMDLAIAIRTGIIKDGNLYVQAAAGVVADSDPDAEWRETEHKARAVLRAAEQVQDGLDADF
- a CDS encoding enoyl-CoA hydratase, producing MSYQHILVETRGRVGLVTLNRPKALNALNDALMDELGAALLAFDADEGIGAMIITGSDKAFAAGADIGAMADYDFATVYKNEYITRNWETIRRVRKPVIAAVAGYALGGGCELAMMCDIILAADTAKFGQPEIKLGTMPGAGGTQRLPRAVSKAKAMDLCLTARMMGADEAERAGLVSRVIPADKLLDEAFAAAETIAGFSLPTVMMIKESINAAYETSLSEGVHLERRLFHATFATEDQKEGMHAFLGKRQPAFKHR
- the rpe gene encoding ribulose-phosphate 3-epimerase, translated to MPAAIDPSGFRIAPSILSADFARLGEEVRRVIEGGADWIHFDVMDNHYVPNLTVGPLVCEAIRPHAQRDGKPVPIDVHLMVRPVDRIIPDFAKAGADLITFHPEASEHIDRSLALIRDQGCKAGLVFNPATPLHYLDHVMDRLDMVLIMSVNPGFGGQSFIPEALTKLRAVRQKLDAYADKTGRRILLEIDGGVKADNIAEIARAGADTFVAGSAVFGKPDADGGYRGTVGALRSALEGITA
- the paaG gene encoding 2-(1,2-epoxy-1,2-dihydrophenyl)acetyl-CoA isomerase PaaG, coding for MTSPTILLDWHERVATITLNRPDQLNSFTAGMHRELREALDKVEQQRARALILTGAGRGFCAGQDLSELNVTPGQMTDLGTLIDQQFNPLVRRLRALPLPVIAAVNGVAAGAGANLALACDIVLAAENACFLQAFVKIGLLPDSGGTWFMPQRIGVARAMGLAMLGEKLDAKTALAWGLIWGVYHDAKILMTEVQAMADHLSKQPTRALAAIKHAMHAAPTQSLDAQLDLERDLQRELGHSRDYAEGVDAFLRKRVAHFTGE
- a CDS encoding phosphoglycolate phosphatase codes for the protein MTGTLPAGPVRVVIIDLDGTMVDTAGDFHAAINAMLEVLGAAPDMPEQEIVGYVGKGSENLVRRVLDARLPPAQANSRFAEALDAYQRAYRAINGRYARVYDGVREGLDALRGMGLALACVTNKPHDFTQPLLAQLGLAACFDLVYPGDAFPYRKPDPYPMLRVAEAFGVSPADVVAIGDSENDARAARAAGMRVLAVPYGYNHGQPVQAAGADAIVDSLFAAAQLIRPHATSGHTMHRAMSAASN
- the mltA gene encoding murein transglycosylase A; amino-acid sequence: MTATTLDASTRAHTVHRRGWAGLSAALVAALLAACTSGPPPRLETPQAPTATLGGSLQPATWADVAGWTTDDLASAWPALQSNCLAMKRRADWARVCAAGLMVDAGDPIAMRTFFEDNFTPYRVVKDDGTDSGLITGYYEPLLRGSRTRHGVYQTPLYRMPAAWRGKTLPARVQLIRSPALAGNEVVWVDDPVEAAFLQIQGSGQVQLEEGGIMRLGVGGTNNQPFRSFARWLLDQGEITPVQATMQGIKAWARANPSRVDEMLNINPRYVFFNENPGNSDGPIGKLGVPLTAERSIAVDPGYIPLGAPVFLSTTKPLSTEPIQKLVFAQDVGSAIRGAVRADYYFGHGDAAGDLAGRMKQAGRLWVLVPKGSPVGVASR
- the paaK gene encoding phenylacetate--CoA ligase PaaK, giving the protein MRPRLTDLPLDPTETASRDAIQALQLERLRHSLAHAYANVPAYRAKFDAAGVHPSDLRALGDLARFPFTTKADLRENYPFGMFAVPQERIARIHASSGTTGKPTVVGYTLADIDTWAGLVARSIRAAGARRGDKVHVSYGYGLFTGGLGAHYGAERAGLTVIPFGGGQTERQVQLIRDFQPQIIMVTPSYMLAIADEFARQGLDPAQSSLRIGIFGAEPWTPEMRTAIEARMGLSAVDIYGLSEVMGPGVASECAETKDGPTIWEDHFYPEIIDPETGAVLPDGAFGELVFTSLTKEAMPVVRYRTRDLTRLLPGTARPAFRRMEKITGRCDDMMIVRGVNVFPSQIEELILKHAALSPHYQCVLAKEGPLDTLTVRVEAALGTPAEVADAASGQLAHDIKAMIGVTAAIELLAVGGVERSVGKARRVVDLRRGQP
- the apaG gene encoding Co2+/Mg2+ efflux protein ApaG — encoded protein: MSRYELTVQVRTRYLPEQSEPSQGQYAFAYTITIRNTGEVPSQLVSRHWVITDAESHVQEVAGLGVVGHQPLLPPGESFEYTSWATIKTPVGTMRGEYFCVAEDGHRFEAPIPEFALAMPRMLH
- the paaI gene encoding hydroxyphenylacetyl-CoA thioesterase PaaI, with product MTVAETALPGAQALAEAACRSMLDADACSRWLGMRVEAVGPGYARLAMAVRPEFLNGHRTCHGGLIFTLADSAFAFACNSHNHNTVAAGCSVEFLRPAHDGDVLTAEAEEQTLSGRHGIYDVRVTNQAGEVVAMFRGKSAQIRGHVIPVPDSGDR